Part of the Musa acuminata AAA Group cultivar baxijiao chromosome BXJ2-7, Cavendish_Baxijiao_AAA, whole genome shotgun sequence genome is shown below.
CATTGGTGACATACTCACAAGATtctgcttcttttcttcttcctgtgACAGCGCAGGAATCTCTTCCtccacttcctcctcctcctcctcctcctgcactGTCTTCGGTTTGTCATCTGGCTGATCCATTTCTTTGTCGACAAAGCTCTTCTTTCCCTCCTCTGTCTCGGTctcaacctcctcctcctcctcctccatcaccaCTGCGACTTCAGTGTCATCACCAATTGTCGGCACTTCTTCCTCCCCTCCGATGTTGAGCGAATTCCCAACCGGAGTCTTGGGAGAGTTCGACAAGTCCGACTGGGTCTTTCGGAACTTGACCGGACTTCTACCAATCAAACCATTCTCCTCCTTGTCCGATGGTGCACAATTGCTTCTTTTTTTCCTCTCGAAGGCGACACTGTCACTTTGGTTTCTCGTCAGCCTCCGGAGGCCCGCACTGCTATCGTGTTTGTGTATCTTTGCGCCGGCCATGACCTTGATTCCGCCTCTAGCTTCATCCATCCTCGACTTAGTGTTTCTTGTTGAGACTCTCCTACTGCTTCCTTGCATCCCCTGCTTCTCTCAGTTGCTTCCAAGCTTAAGTGGAAGGAATGGATAATGAGTCGAGGGAAGGTAGATGTTGTCGGAAAGCTCCCTTTCTCTTTCCTGTCTCTACCGTCCTCTCTTCTCTATTACCAAAGtggtggggttggaaatttgctgctgAGGATACTGAGATGGAGTTTGTTAATGTATAATCCTTTGTCGTGCATGCTGGGAGTGGTTCTTCCTTTGTTAATTCATGCGGATGACAGAGAATCATGCACGAGGTCTGCTATCATTGGATTCTTTAGATCAGCAACAGGGAGTTAAAACTAACATCAGTGAGAGCGAGCATCTGCTTTGACGTTCATTCTTTTGGTGGGGTCAGTCATATGACCCCAAGGTTATCAAAGCAAGTTTCAAGAAGGTGGCACATGTCCAAGTCCAAGCTTTGAGAGCCTTTTGGGGATTGCACACACTTGGGACATCCAACGAATGGGGCTATGGTGAAAAGTGTCAATCAATCATGTCCAGTGACTGCCCCAGCCAGGGAAAAGTAGATCCAAGAAACTGCAGATGCTGAAGGCTGTTCATGGTGGACTGTAGCCTGTTGGCCATAACATCACAGTAGCCGTCGAAGGTAAGTGATCCACTTGTCAGTTCTTGTTTTCCATGAAAATTCATATTTCCTTGACTAGATTCTGATTTCTCAGTATACTGCCATCATGCATACACGACGATTCATCACAGATGTTGTCATTGCTTTCACCAATGAGCCATTTATTGTCCATGATTCTGAGGGGTTGGTGAACGAGAAAGGTGGGATATCTTACGATTCTAATTACATTTTTGGAATGTGATACTTCATTTAACGCTTTGGATGATTATTCAGGTTTAGCTAAATCTTCAATTAAGTCCTCGGAGTGTGAAATATTAGAGACGTGAGGAAAGAGAAATCATCCTTATTAACTTTAATATGTCAAAATCTATGATCTTAGAAGGTATATGATATCAAACAACATAATATTGTGTATTTCCAAACTGTATTGGGCTTGAGTTACTTTGGGTCACTGCTGAGTTTGGGTTTCGAGTTATAACCCAACCCGAATCCTAGGAAACCTAATCCAGTCCAATACCATTTTTGGGTCACTGCAAGAGTAAGCCCAACCCAAGTccttgcgtgtgtgtgtgtgtgtgtaaaattATAGTTTATGTTCCTTAAAGATTTATTAATATGCAAAAGGCAACATACCAATGCAAAGTTTAATCATACCAATGATGTGTCAAAGTTTTGGTACTTGGTTTTGTGTACCCCCGTGAGTCTACGGTCCAAACTTTGCTGCTGATATTAGCACGCTGCTTTCATGTCATCATGCAGGGGCTTCTATGGATAAGAATTCCATGCAAATACTTCCATAAAATTGTGGGCTCACAATGATGCAAGGTTGGTAGATTTGTCACCATATGCTATTGGAAATCCTATATTATTGTGAACAAATTAGCAGTCCACACCCAtccaaattaattattattattattattattattattgttagtaTTAGTATATGccatcttttgttttctttctcttcAAATCAGAAACTTCGCGTGGCCGGCAAtcaatatacatcatcataaataCCTGTCTGACGTGTCCTTTGCAGAGGCGTAGGATCGTCTCCAGTGGCCACCCTGGTTCTAAAAGCAGACAATTCCAGTATCACAGCCGTCCACTGGCATGGGCCCCGCGATCGACGGTGGTACGACGACCGCCACGCCTCCGTCTTTTTCTGCTTCCCTCGCGCGCGCTCTTATTCCACTACTCTGGTGAAGGAGGTCAGACTCCGGACCATGGTGGAGTCCTCGAGGCGGCACGGGAAGGGAAGCCGAAGCCCCACGTCCGGTGCAGGTGCCGCCGCATCTTCTAATGCTCCTCCTCCGGAGAGGGAGACGGGGAAGATGCGGATCGTGGACTTCCTCCACGAGCCTCAAGAAGGGGACGACGTAATGGGCGGTGTCGGGTCTCCGCAAAGGGGAGACCTTTTCTGTATCGATTCTTCGGGTAGCCCCCTGCGGAAGTTCCTCCCTAGGTGGCGGCTCTTTCCCTTCGGGAAGCCGTCGCTCTGCAGCCGCGGTGGAGAGACGAGACCGGGATCGGGCTATACGGTGCCGTCACCTCATAAGAAGATGAAGGGGAGGGAAAGAGGAGCGGAGCAGGAGGAGGATGCAAAAGAAAAGTCGAAGATGGCTGAGGGGATCGACGGAAGGGATTGCGTCCGCTCGCTGGACCCTCCCGCAGGTACGTTTGGGAGATCGAGCGCCTCGAGTTCTTGCATCATTTTAGTTGCAGGCTAACTGTTTGATGTTTGGTGCACCTTAGAGGAATGTCGCGGGGCTTTAACCAAAAGGAGTGTCGAACCTCTCCAAAAACTTACCTTTGGTGAAACATGCCCACAAGTGAGACCTAACAGTGTGATCTTAGTAGTCTCTCACAAGTTTTGATGCTTTCCTGCTCTGCTGGGTTTCTTTTTTTGATGTTTAGCTCTGATTAAGGCacctcttttcttgtttcttatcACAATTGTTTGTTTAAAAGGAGAACAAAGAAGAGAACAATCACAAGAGAGGATAATAGAAAAGAACTGACCAGATGACTGTTTTACCAAATAAAGATCAAAGTGGGGGAGAGATGCTTTCTATTACTCTCAGTTCCTCTCCATTTCTCATCTAAGTTTCATACCGGAAGGAGGGAGAGTTTAACATACGCCCACACTTCCCCTTTCCTTTTATTTCTGTATTACTCTTTATGGTGTGGAAGAACTTAGATTAGGAAAGACTTGTGCAAGGGTTACTTCTGTTGTCTTCATGGAGTTGTGGTTGTTTTGGATGCGATGAATGAATTCTGACTAGTATGCCTTTATGCTACCTAGTAATTCTAATTGTTGCAACACTTCAAGAAGTGCTGCCAGCGCAACTAATTCCACATATTGATGGGTCTCTGTTTCTGAATTTTCTGTGGAGGGTGGACTTTCTATAATCTCAGTTCCCATCCATTTTGTTGACTGTGGAAGTACTTGAGGTTTTTCTCCTCTCAAATGAAGATGATAATATTTCcttttattcttttcattttcGTAGATGCAAAAATGCGGACGAATATAACTGCAACAAGTGAACCAAAGGTTGCATTAGGGAAAAGAATTAGTTGGTGAAAAGAGGTTACTCATCCATAATGAAGGAAAGTCGTAGATCTTATATTGCGTATTGAACTACAGAAACTAGAACTTCCCAGCAAGATATTCAGCTTTCAAATTATAACTCATCCTTTTGACTTTGCTGGCATTATAGTTTGTGTATGCCATTTTTCAGCATAAAATTTGGTATTGCTCTGATTTTAACTTAGCGTCTTCTTCAATCAAATCTTTCCTTTAATTCCCTGTTTCGTGTTACCATTCGATGGCCTCTGGGTTTGATCACATCCTTGATCTGCAGGACCTAGGAAACCTGAAGATGTATCTTTTAACCTAGGAATGGGAATAGGTATGGCTCTCGCACTGTCCAGGTGGTCCACCGAATTCAACAAAATGACAGAGCTCCGGGTTCAAATGGAAATGTTGCTCAAAGAAATCAAAGAAGAAATTCCAAAGAAAGACACTGGTTTTGGCATCATAAGATCAAACCATAATTTTGTCTCTTCATTATCGGATTGTAGCAGGGATGTCAGTGAATGCAACCCTATCTCCTTCCAAAATCACAGGGCTGATTTTCATATGGAAGAGGCGAAGTCAACCGTGGAATCTGATAGGCATTCAAATAATGAGCTTGACAATGAGAACCAAAGCATGGATCAACTGGAAGCAGAGCTAGCATTCGAACTAGGGCAGCTGCAACTGAGCTTAGGAGGGAAGGATTCTATGAAACTCTCAGAACAAGAGAGAATAGAGGTACTACTCTTCTGAAGAATTCTGGTTTGCTGATCGGAATGTTACTATCATAACTGCGAGATACAACTTATTTAAATCACGATATGCATTTTTTCTTGGTTGATCTTGttttattttcttctccaaatgtaTAGTTAGCCCATGAAGAGACAAGTACTTCTGAAAGCCATGAACCTTCAGATGAAAACCACAATGTTCATTGTGGTGTTCCTGCAAGCGAACTGGAGAGAAGGTTGTACGAACTTATATGCTCGAGACAAGAGGAACGGATTGCAGAGTTAGAGTCTGCGCTGGAATTCACCAGGAAAAGGCTCATTGAAAAAGAAATCAAAGTTTCTTGGTGGAAGGACACAGGGATGCTTGCTTCACCTTCACTACAACACGAAGAAGAGATGCTTTCTGTAAGCTTTAACCAACCCAGTTTTGTTTCTCTTTATTTTCTCTAacaatcaacattttgatggaaAATTGTGACACTTGCGATAAAAGGTACTGACCTTAAAAACATCTTTGTTCCTTTTCGTAGGTAAATTTGTGtgatagtgagagagagagagagagaacatgaaGTCTTCTCATCGTTGGTTGATTTGGAGTGGCACAGAAGAGCAAGGAGATCTTGCATGAAACGCTGGATCCTGGAGTGCCGTTGCTGGTGTTCTGTGACATGGTGAGAGACTGTGATTCCGCGGATTGATCTTGATAATGCATCCAAGATGAAGAGGTCACTGTTGCAGCTTAGATGGTTTAGATTCCTCGATGCCTGCCCGCATGGTAAGAGCAAGTAAAATGCAGATCTCTCTTGATCTATCTGCCCCCATCATTATTGACATGTATCACGTGAAAGTTTCTCGGGCCACCTTGACCTTGTAGAGTGAGTAGTGTCAAAAGGTGACGCCACGATCTTTCTTCTTGTCCTTCTGATGTTTGCTGTACTGCAGAGCTTTTAGTCATTAAGCAGGTCAGGTTGGT
Proteins encoded:
- the LOC103981716 gene encoding protein POLAR LOCALIZATION DURING ASYMMETRIC DIVISION AND REDISTRIBUTION — its product is MVESSRRHGKGSRSPTSGAGAAASSNAPPPERETGKMRIVDFLHEPQEGDDVMGGVGSPQRGDLFCIDSSGSPLRKFLPRWRLFPFGKPSLCSRGGETRPGSGYTVPSPHKKMKGRERGAEQEEDAKEKSKMAEGIDGRDCVRSLDPPAGPRKPEDVSFNLGMGIGMALALSRWSTEFNKMTELRVQMEMLLKEIKEEIPKKDTGFGIIRSNHNFVSSLSDCSRDVSECNPISFQNHRADFHMEEAKSTVESDRHSNNELDNENQSMDQLEAELAFELGQLQLSLGGKDSMKLSEQERIELAHEETSTSESHEPSDENHNVHCGVPASELERRLYELICSRQEERIAELESALEFTRKRLIEKEIKVSWWKDTGMLASPSLQHEEEMLSVNLCDSERERERT